A single genomic interval of Eleutherodactylus coqui strain aEleCoq1 chromosome 3, aEleCoq1.hap1, whole genome shotgun sequence harbors:
- the LOC136620256 gene encoding olfactory receptor 1J1-like: MKNQTTITSVLLMSLSDDLKTIYVLFSIFLLIYLMTYLSNSLIILLVATCTHLHTPMYFFLGNLAFLDMSYSSVTAPRMLFNFKTQDWSISFPECIAQMFFIIYFGSSEAFLLTSMSYDRYIAICRPLHYSQVMSWGKCIQLVSLVWSSALIAPTIYTLFLKRLTFCGPNFIQNFFCDLPHLFQISCTDTTINVLLLAIAGNVICFITFAATFYSYLKIFSTVLKIRTSDGKRKAFSTCTSHLIVVFIFYVSITFIYFVPNTSNLLKLNQVVTVIYTLITPLLNPLIYSLRSKDLKAALQKTLHMHVPNPESRRGCT; this comes from the coding sequence ATGAAGAACCAAACTACGATCACCAGTGTTCTGCTCATGAGTCTATCAGATGATCTGAAGACGATCTATGTCCTCTTCTCCATTTTCCTCCTTATCTACCTAATGACCTACTTGAGTAACTCTCTCATCATCCTTCTAGTTGCTACTTGCACTCACCTTCATACACCCATGTATTTCTTTCTCGGAAACTTGGCATTCTTGGACATGTCCTACTCATCAGTGACTGCCCCAAGAATGCTCTTTAACTTCAAAACCCAGGACTGGTCCATCTCCTTCCCTGAGTGCATAGCACAAATGTTTTTTATCATCTATTTTGGAAGTTCTGAGGCTTTCTTATTGACCTCCATGTCTTACGACCGGTATATAGCCATCTGCCGTCCTCTCCACTACTCTCAGGTTATGTCTTGGGGTAAGTGCATTCAGTTGGTGTCTTTAGTTTGGTCTTCTGCTCTTATCGCCCCCACAATTTACACTTTATTTTTGAAAAGGTTGACGTTCTGTGGTCCCAACTTCATTCAGAATTTCTTTTGTGACCTGCCTCATTTGTTCCAGATCTCTTGTACTGATACAACCATCAATGTTCTACTCTTAGCAATTGCAGGAAATGTTATCTGCTTCATAACCTTTGCTGCCACATTTTACTCATATCTCAAGATCTTTAGCACAGTGCTCAAAATCCGCACTAGCGATGGAAAACGTAAAGCTTTCTCCACCTGTACATCTCATCTGATTGTGGTTTTCATATTTTATGTGTCAATAACTTTTATCTACTTTGTTCCTAACACAAGTAATCTTCTTAAGCTAAACCAAGTGGTCACTGTGATCTATACACTAATCACCCCTTTACTCAACCCGTTAATTTACAGCCTGAGGAGCAAAGACCTCAAGGCCGCACTGCAGAAAACTTTACATATGCACGTGCCAAATCCAGAAAGCAGAAGAGGATGCACATGA
- the LOC136620255 gene encoding olfactory receptor 5J3-like, which translates to MRNQTTITSVLLMSLSDNQKIIYVLFTIFLLIYVMTFLTNFLIILLVLTCTRLHTPMYFFLGNLAFLDMSYSSVTAPRMLFNFITQDWSISFPECITQMFFVIYFGSSEFFLLSSMSYDRYVAICRPLHYSQIMSWGRCFQLVSLVWSSDFLIPLIYTLCLRRLTFCGPNFIHNFFCDLPHLFQISCTDTSINVLVLIIAGGVLSTGAFGTTFYSYFRIFSTVLKIRTSDGKRKGFSTCTSHLTVVSIFYVSVTFAYFVPNTSNLLRLNQVVTVIYALITPLLNPLIYSLRSKDLKSALQKAIQIHVMMPDNSRRGFT; encoded by the coding sequence ATGAGAAACCAAACAACAATCACCAGTGTTCTTCTCATGAGTCTATCGGATAATCAGAAGATCATTTATGTCCTCTTCACCATCttcctcctcatctatgtgatgaCTTTCCTAACAAACTTTCTTATCATCCTTCTAGTTCTTACTTGCACTCGTCTTCATACACCCATGTACTTCTTTCTTGGAAACTTGGCATTCTTGGACATGTCCTACTCATCAGTGACTGCCCCAAGAATGCTCTTTAACTTCATTACCCAGGACTGGTCCATCTCATTCCCTGAATGCATAACGCAAATGTTCTTTGTCATCTATTTTGGGAGTtctgagttttttttattgtccTCCATGTCGTACGACCGGTACGTAGCCATTTGCCGTCCTCTTCACTACTCTCAGATCATGTCTTGGGGTAGATGCTTTCAGTTAGTATCCTTGGTTTGGTCTTCTGATTTTCTTATCCCCTTGATATATACCTTATGTTTAAGAAGGTTGACATTCTGTGGTCCCAACTTCATCCACAATTTCTTTTGTGACCTGCCTCATTTGTTCCAGATCTCTTGTACTGATACTTCCATCAATGTTCTAGTCTTGATAATTGCAGGAGGGGTTCTCAGCACTGGAGCCTTTGGTACCACATTTTACTCATATTTCAGGATCTTTAGTACAGTGCTCAAAATCCGCACCAGCGATGGAAAACGTAAAGGATTTTCCACCTGTACATCTCATCTGACTGTGGTTTCTATATTTTATGTTTCAGTGACTTTTGCTTATTTTGTTCCTAACACAAGTAATCTTCTTAGATTAAACCAAGTGGTCACTGTGATCTATGCACTAATCACCCCCTTACTCAATCCTTTAATCTACAGCCTGAGGAGCAAAGACCTGAAGTCTGCATTGCAGAAAGCTATACAAATACACGTGATGATGCCAGATAACAGTAGAAGAGGATTTACATGA